The following DNA comes from Miscanthus floridulus cultivar M001 chromosome 5, ASM1932011v1, whole genome shotgun sequence.
tccctccatgagtgctcggcactcctcccggagtgcttggcaTCCCTCTCAAAGTGCTCGGCACttccctaggagtgctcggctctaccgctggagtgctcagcaccccttccagagtgctcgacacctcttccctagcatctccaccaccgtggatgaccaggtgctcgacgacaaaggtgctggtgaagccgctaaCTTCCCCCATGCTCAGACTGCTCTAGTCCCTAGTcgtcttctcgtcgaacacgatgacgcgcgagacaagcaccttgtctccgcgtgggtcgtagagccggtatgccttggtaccctccgggtagcctaggaacaccatcggtgtgctcctatcctctagcttggtgaggttcggcttcatCTTCCTGACATGGCCAATGCAACCGAATGTCTAGAGGAAGGACATGCtcagcttgcgcccataccaagctttgaacgacgtcttgcccatcagggccttggtcggagcacggttgaggatgaacactatCGTGGTCACCGCTTCACCCCAGAACCTTACCAGCATGCCTTTGgctttcatcatggatcgagccatgccaaccACCGCTTGGTTCCACCTCTctaccacgccattctattgtggcgagtacggcatggtgtggtgtcgcaccacaccctgatccgcgcagtatatagtgaactccaccgaagtgaattcatcgtcgtgatcagtcctcagcacgtggaGCTTCTTGTTGCTCTCGGCCTCCGTGCGCATCTTAAACTTCTTGATCGTCgtcgccgcttcgtccttgctcgtcatgAGTTGcaaccacatgtagcgactgcaatcatccacgagcaggagaaagtaccgccgaccactgtTTGTAGCTGGTGTGATCGGCCCACAAAGGTCActgtggatgagctcgagagtgtccttcgcgcgatacttgtccgcctttgggaatggtagcctcctctgcttcccagctAGGCAGCTGTCACAGAGCTCACCTTCGCGCTTGATGTGGGGTAACCCTcgaaccatcttctctagccgaccaagcgcgtggaagctgagatgtctgaatcgggcatgccacatccatggttccttGGTGTGCCTTGCTGCCAGGCACactggctgctctaccttcaggtcgagtaggtacaactggtttagggacctcttcacATTGGCAAGAAGTTGCTGCTCTCGGTCCCTGATCAtaaggactccatccttgatcagtacctcgctaccacgctcatccagctgaccaatgctgatgatgctggaacgtaGTTGCGGGATGTAATACACATCTGTTAGCATATGGTGCTCCCTATTCTGGcacttgaagatgatggtgtcacgcccttggatagccacccttgagccatcaccaaacttcaccgtaccggtaacatcatcgtcgagctcagagaaggattccttggagtccgtcatgtggttgctggcaccagagtccagataccatcGCTGCTCCTGGTCagtgcccacacgtccgaggtggacttgggcgcgtggttcgtcgaggttcacaatcttcagggccttcctaggtccatccaccatcatcacctcttccttctcctcgccctcgacgtcgtgcagtgcacagaacgttgcCATCAGAATAGtgccctcatcatcatcattagcttgcgccagatgagcctcagccttcttctcctgcttgcgatttaggcactcccgtgcccaatggcccatcttcccataGCGCCgataggcgttggggtcgacctgcttcttcttcttcgaagACGCCTTATCAcggtgcttgccatcgccaccgcggctggaggaggctgccttcccagagttcctccgagcagcccactcctcttctgtcagcagcagtttgccaCTATCCTTCGTTGCTGTTgcctgctctaggcgctcgtccaccgcccatagacggcctatcacatcctcaatggtgagggtggataagtctagcatcgtctctatagagagaccgatctggatgtactttgttggcacggagtggaggtacttggagaccgcctcctcttcgtcgatggtgatgtcgtggctcttcagcttgttgAAGAGCGTCTgtaggtggagggagaagtcctccactatttcaccatccttgaacttaaggttggtgtactcctgctttagaagctgggccgtcaccttctttgcgtggtcgaaaccgacgcgcatcgccgcaatagcctcccacgcctccttagcagagctcttcacccccaacggctccctgtactccgttgGTACAGCAgcaaggatagcctccaatgctgacatgtcatctttctcattgtcggtgcccttatcaacagcattctagagccgccaggctctaagcttgaccttcatggtcatcgGCCATTCTTTATAGTTGTTGCGAGCCagtgtcggccaactggtgctgctgacctcccgcaccatgcgaACAACAATCTTCGGTCAtggttgggcagccacagcagtgccactgctgtggTCCATTTCTgaaccgcccgtcatcgccagcggttagtctagcGACGGCGTTTGTACGGATCCGATATCACTTGTTAGCCCACAAGATCAccagctcaggtgagtgaaccactgtCCAGTCTTggcgagcacccgctagtgttgccgagcacccactagctaagccgaccacaaacaagcgttgtccgtccccacacgctatggctagaggttgaagaagagggagaacagagcatacacacacaatacaagacaccagcgttggccgaagccctgtataggagatggcaaatctgaaccatctttactgagttgccatggtagtctatttatataactctatccatctagtcctagtaaagcgcacatgctgcaacagtaactagataacacaacaggactgacttctgcgcctgtccctgcatgtAGCTACGGTGCGGCAGgtgagcctttcggcgcctgcctctgACAGCGGCTATAGTACCACAGTAGGGGGCCTTTtcagcgccgccttcccttgctgtgtgttcacataaggaagcagtagattatctaacagccACGACGATGTACACGTCTGCACGGGGTACATGACGAGGTTGCCATCGTTGAGCTGGTTGGCCAACCGGTACTTCCCAGTGGCCGAGACGCTGGAGAAGAGCTGTGCACAGAACACGATGTCCAGCCCGGGGACAGGGAGCATGGTGGTGTCCATGGCCGCGAAGATCGAGGACACCACGGTTCCATTGGCGCCATAGACCACGAAGCTACCACCGTCACGCATGGCAGAAGAATGACTCGAGACCACGGATGAAAGGTTCGAAGAAGAAGCTCAGTGCAATGATGAAGATAAGGTTCTCTTCAGATCCTGACAGCTTGTTGGAAAAGCTTCGGATTGGTGGAATGAGTACCTCATCAGTCAACACTGACGAGAATTCATCAAAgtgtaagggggtgtttggatccagctactaaaatttaggaggtgtgtcgtgaggatgttgcatggggtgttcggatactaataaaaaaacaaattacataatccgtcagtactccacgagatgaattttttaagcctaattaatccgtcattagcacaagtttactgtagcaaaacattgtcaaatcatggactaattaggctcaaaagattcgtctcgtaaattagtcgcaaactatgtaattagtttcgtaattggtCTATAtctaatactccatacatgtgtccaaacatccaatgggacagcgactaaaatttaggaggggcaaccaaacaccccctaagagaAAGTATGAAAATGAGAATTCATCAAAGTGTAAGAGAAAGTATGAAAATGTTGCGAGAGCatcagttgtatgccaaatttgaGGAATGACGAAAAAAAATTTCGTTATTTGTGGATAAAAGTTTCTTTCTCCAAAGGTGGAACACATTCACAAATGTAAGTTGACCGACATGAAAAGATCAAAGGAATAATCAATGTATGTTCAGAATACAAGCCCCGGGAGAAGCACATTAGCTTATGTATATTCATATGAAGTCCAGTACGACATATCAATGGTAAAAAAAAAGTGGGTCAAGCAAACTTTTAGCACCTTGAAGAACAATAACAGTTTAGGCAAGCACATGCTATATACAGAGACATCCAACAACTGCAGTTATCCAACAAGTCACAAGCAGATGCAACCTTTTTGAAGCTTTGCATACAAAGGAAGTGATTGGACGACAACGGCCATCAAGCAGTACAACAGTCAAATAAAATCAGAAACGATTCGGAAACAACTCAACCAAGACATAATGGGTACGATTCATCAACCTCGAgggtccggattcggattcgaatacggatagtgtcaactatgtcggataggatacgattggatatcgacatcataaatatgcgatttgagtattcggatacggatacggtatcggatgttagaTATTCGGacttggatacggacagatctcaacccctctaaacggattcggtttcgaattcggtcggaaaatatccgtaccgttttcatccatacccTTGTGGCAAGAAGGATCCTTTGTCTCCCCCAAAGTGTCACCAATCAAAGGTCACAAAACAGTACAAAGTTGAAAAGGCAAGCATACACCTTGTTATGTGGGAAGTTCAAGATGGTACACAAAGAAGATAAAGTTgcttcgccctgttcgcttggcttataagtcgtactttttcagtcaacgaacagtattttttcagccatagcttattaGCCAAACAAACAGGGCACTTATCTGGGAAGATAGTACAACGAGTCAATCGGAGGAAAATAACCCGAAACAGATATATATACAGTACAGTGCATGCATCACACGGAAGAAGACTAGAAGAGTGCAACTTGAGATGAAAAAATAGAAGCCATATTTTACCCCATCCCTTCTCTAAGCTTTCCAAATTCGAGGGCGAGATTCATTCTAAAGGGGTAGAATTTGTAACGCCCAAATTTTCGAATTTTGGTGAATTTTAAAAATAGATTTAATAGGGCTATGGCAAAAGTTCAGTGGAGGATAAAATTATTTATAAATCAAATCAAATATGACATAGATTATGTATTTGTTTGTTGCATTCGTGCCTTTGCATGTGTTTTTGTGGTGCAAAAGAATTTCAAAACTCGAATAGGGTCGAGTTCAAATTTAAATTCTTTTTGAAAACtaaatctgcaaaatagaaaaaattcTAGAAACAGATAAAAGACAGCTGGGCTGAATCTCCTTGCGTCGGCCCATTTCCTCCTATTCCctcctctctttttcttttcttttcatttcctccaCCAGCGGTTCAGATTCTTATCTTGGGCCAAATTCATTTTTCTCAGCAAACGTTCCCTTTTCCTTCGGAAATCTTCCTGTCACAGCGCTCGGATACTGCATGAGCAAGCATAGGGCCGCAggtccgaattttttactatttgaccattttttcaaaagtttctcataaatagacccttggcggaaagaattctggaaatggacccttggctcggcgccagagtgactggtgccgagctcctgggcacgggatATGGCCTgtcagggggctcggcgccagagtgaatggcgccgagccccctaaATATCTGCCGCGGCGCttttcttcttctccatctcgccCTAGCTGCCCCTGCCCGCGCCACCGCGCCCGCCCGCCCGAGCCGCGCCCCAcccgcccacgccgcgcccgcccgcgcccgcgccgcaccCGCCCGCGCTGAGCCGAgcccgcgcccgcccgcgccgcgccgcactgccgctgctgctccggcggccgagcccgcgccctcgccgcgccGCATCGTCTCTGCTGCTCCGACGGCcgagcccgcgccctcgccgcgccgcgccgccgccgctgctccctcgcccgagcccgcaccgcgccgccgtgccctcgcgcCGTTGCCCGTGGTTGGCTGCAGCGCCGCGCCGCCACGCCCTCTACCGCCGTCCTCGCCCATGGTCTCCACCGGCagcctcggcctcgccccgccttgccccctacaccgccggcctcgccccgccttgccgccgtccaccgccggcctcgcctcgccccgcctccCACGCCCGTCGAGCCGGTCTCGCCGCACGGAGCGCCGGGCACCCCAcgaccgccgcgcgccaccgcgggcccggatcttcgccttgacctacgcccGTCGTCCGTCGACCCAGAAAggtaaaaaatatgaatatgcaatgtacttatttagttggtgtttgttatttactagttactgtgatgacttagttagttgatttagtgagatatatatgtagatatatagaaacatagatacattggtaaatagatatagttagatagctacttagatatgtagttatatttgtagttaactacatatgatctagctatttagtgagtacactataaatatatacgtagttattatcttgattacttagtttgtagttagaaaagtacttgttaggtactatctatcgtctaatttggactaaaggacatgtgtttcgttacgtttttgaaatagatggacaacctagtgaccatatatcatggaggcacggttgaaagcgatcgctatggatatgttgagtttcttgacatgcaaagcgtgcttgTGCTATTCAataataggccttcatttagtgagatggttgcaagggctcggaaggagttgcattgctttggagatgatggcattgcagttgatggtgtactgcacctaggttgtcctccgaacatcttcaggcgaatgatctcaattggttgtgcggattagtgggacaactatgtgagatcggctatgaagagccagctgcaatgtttggacgtggttgtgcgtcgggtgttagttgatccaatccctcatgggtttaccccagcaatggatcatccggcacacatcgaccctcccgttctggaaccttacctgcatgtgcagattacgcctacggttcctgatgctcaatctgcccccaatgcgttatttggagatggttgtcatactcatgttttcgtgacagatcctccttatgagatccctttgacacagaatcatccgagtaagtgtcttaaccgcatggacatgttgtaggtggagtgggagccatatggtggagaggacgcacttcctttttAGTTGAGCAACGTCTGTGGGGCCGAtgactacttctataggatgaggtgccctctaatctgcttctatgctgtcgagtatcacctgccagatagggttgcacgctaatttggagtgagacagctttggcctatgcctctgttctcgactggcgttgacttacacaagtaagtgttttgatatttcaaatgtctcatgatgatggtccatttcttataatatggtgccacgtacgtggattaatgtaacgatgacatacatgcaggttggatcgtcagaggaacaagaagattttttactgggagaggcaccactagtcctacattgaggaatgggaggagatgcacgacaacctggacgacaacaatgagccgcacacgaaccgtgagttcaggcggtaccaagcttggtaccagcgttcgaCACGGTGCAGGCTCAGGCTACAGTGGACCGAaactgactacgccgacatcaagTCCTCCGACAATGAAGACACGACGTACGACCGGTCCACTcgtgtaggaaggcaggtggaggcaggaccaatcttggacagagtggtaagccaatcgccttattttgttacgttgagttacataacaatacattaggcattcttggaccgacattaggagttatctattgtagttattgcaaccttcaagccgtataacccttataataagttacattcttgtacaaaagaaaacaaaactaaatgctatctgttcagaagtcttattattgaaaactttgttgtagggcaatacaccgagaagctcagttgaagagatcgagcgcgttcggccgagagtcaatgacgactacatacttggcttcctagacgtaagatttaaaatatttttttcaaacaaatcattaatacgttatattctttcagttaacatagttttgtacaacagaggctgtcacgtcatctacgccgtgcggctggtcgttgtggttgtaggacaaacacgacgcatgacgtgtacgatcctaccgcaggaagaggagccttgggttcctctagtcaagcagctataggggacggggacgaggacgaggaggaggatgacgacgatgacatggacaagaggcacaatgagcttgggccctctcagctccatgacgctccatcgactcatcctacaccgcctctaggcactaggcgacgccgtccgcgtgacccttacactccaggcaccagtgctctgggtcacaagggtaggggcaagagtaggagacagtgagggacgtggtaggtgttactatgaactattgtgaattttgtatttacttttctgtaactattcAGGACTGTAtgaacattgtggactatttggagtttgcatgacatattatgttggttgtgatatttgttgtggttgcattatgctcgttggatgattaaatgtttagaatatatattgatgtctctgtttgtaactatgGAAGCTCctaatacaagaccgtatcttgcgaattttttgcgtgaatctttaatcatactacacttgtacaaaaggcacaaatgtagtacacagattaactataaatttattatgtGTATAATCTAGGAATATTTGTACATACGCTGTGTAGaagaatctaggattaccaagcaacagtgaacgaatctatgctttttagacaataaacatagacttttcaaATACACGGACagcatcgaattatcacatcactgatatagacttttcagatacacggacaacatgcaaggaagcacaactcaactctatctccaccatccatcttatgactgtttgatccaagggctgaggtgaagagacacacggatcgctgacatggcatattgataggcctccattcctcctctcaacctataaataaccactcactccctctcattcacacaaacaacaaggaagaagaacactcctcagcatttgctttcgttgtagtaccaatgtctggagggttgtccagagggagaggaaaggggaagaaaactacctagggtgggagggtcctcttggtcccaatttctttgaggaagctctttatgagaggttcccagttgagagcaaaagtgatttcaccaaagaggcaccactgagaggatacaatgaaaggaaagaagagtggccaaaatgcatgcatggtgaggactgcctagtgcagatgttcaccgagggaatagatggaggtcgtcgtttcttcaaatgcccgtgagcatgggtaattgctattactatttgtttcttcaatatgtttgtcttgtatatcacttacatgacatactttttgtagtcttccttggctgaagaaaactgtgggttcagtaggtgggtcaatcctcgacctatttatccgcatgtggagtacatctactacctacaagaccgtatcttcgatctagaaagggaagttagcagcggttacaaggatgaTGAACAGGACGATAACAATAATGGTgctgattcacaggaggcactctgcaatgatccatattgcacctgccctaaccacaagaaaaagGAGCCTCCCCCATCccccctgccaccaccaccaacaacaacgggaggctactatggagaaggtgcaacacaatttgctatgtggccacactactaggatgactttatctttttcacatgtacctaggtttaattacctaaggcatgttaggtttaattacctaagacatggtttaattacctaaggcatattaggtttagtcaaagaaaactctgtacctaggttcggtacatgtagtcacatgccatttaatgtgtttcgtgtgttgatttctataatgtcGTACGTCGTTAAGTGTTTTTTACAGCACGTGTTCAAATGGaaatacgtccgtatcattaagcggaatattaagaccattgataatgaaaacaaccacataatgaaaagttcgatactttgccacattacacaacatattaatactacaactacgtgccaatagtagacataggggcaaatgcacttccaaatccctagtctgaaacgtactgagtaagcaactcatcatccgagtaccagtcctctactacaaccctgttgctgtggctaggctcaactgtgttgctctgacctgcctgtcgcttgtagtaagcggcctccacttCATCTGTGGCCactacggcctgagtgaagaacacgtcgtcatcctcctctgcctgtaagccacctttgctagagcgatgagctcgctcagtctgccagtgttgtcgttagcctcctgcgcctgaatgcccgcctctgctagagagatgagctcactcagtctgctagtgtcgtcctcagcctcctgcgcctgtatgcccgcctctgctagagcaatgagctcactcagtctgccagtgtcgtcctcatcctcgtctccgtcatcacacaacacaatcggtgattgaacggcgcgactagctcgtgatctatggctatctaacttcttctcctcataccttgcatgtgCCACCTCTACAGCATGTTCCCCGCAGCAACTAATCCCTTtatatataaaatgcaatcagttagcaatgcgattatattacatttaaaaccaggcaacgaaaaaaaggttttcaagcactcactggcacataatgtagcaacatgctcgttcaagacctgcatctgtactcttgtctcctcccttgcctcattccttgccctctcctcctctaacatcatccgcctcttcaatccccatttgttaagcccaacatcaatcgggttacaaataccgtgctgtctagcaaactcacacatcttttctttgtgatgtttaacgaataggttgacgtagtcaggtccatatcccatcTTCTGTGCAATtcgttgcctcttcttcagttcatccaagaacttagcttgaccatcataacattcccaactgcatttcctagtgctctgttcaaaagaaatattatatcatatatgtcttagcaaaacaaacaaaatacgatttcatgtttaccagaaaaataactgaaaggatcaagatgcccaagaggggggtgaattgggctaattctaaattttcttgcaataatcaaatcatatggatagctcaattaaccccatgtgcctagaaaagtgtttctatcaaatcaacgcacaaaagacttgcaacctatgttccaaacttactctagcatagcaattctatgaatgtaaagacaagtattgaattgctcaaagtaaatacttaaagtaaatgctcaaagtaaatggagagaggaacacggcgatgttttgctgaggtatcggagagtcgccactctccactagtcctcgttggagcacccgcgcaagggtgtagctcccccttgatccgcgcaaggatcaagtgctctctacgggttgattctttgacactctgtcacggtgaatcacccaaagccgctcacaacttgagttgggtcacccacaagctccgccgggtgatcaccaagctcccaatcaccaccaagccgtctaggtgatggcgatcaccaagagtaacaagcacgaactctcacttgaccacgcgaagcctaatgagaagatggatgcacacttgtctactcttgattcactaatgaggtttcactcttggattctcaaatcacaaacacctcactaggaccttgctcttcttggcactcacaaatgtgtttctcagctgttggaatgagcaaaagtaactccacacacgagtggagcttctatttataaggcaacctaaaaaacgaaccattatgagcttctgcgggatgaccggacgctccgatcattttgaccggacgctccagtcagttcaacccgcacaacagttttcaagtgatgaccggacgcagtcagggtctggtcagaactgaccgaacgcgtccggtcgctcttggatgcttactgtaaacgaccggacgctggatacccaaggtccggtcaccactgactggatgcgtccagtcacactttctcaagtctagacccttactagagttgaccgaacgctgaccctcagcgtccggtcacattgaccttccagcgtccggtcacaccagacttgttcttcttagtaaaatgaactgaccggaccctgcggccagcgtccggtcgcaccggagccagcgtccggtcagtatttgaccctccattcacttccaactttcgaacatatgtgaatgaagtttgctccaaaggatcttaggcattcataggagctacctagagctagttttaacaagtgtgcaccacacctaactcactagactcaactaggtcaagctacccatccataccccccttaatagtacggccaaaggaaaaacaaagtcctaatctactctaagtgtctttccaactccactcaacacttagaactagtcatccttaaccttgtcgtccaatcctttgaaaaccgaaatgatttccaacataggggcatgacaacttcgattgcccaatcgatctccattaccatgacctaactttatttgtctctacaaaacacacgttagtcatagtaatcttgtatt
Coding sequences within:
- the LOC136454848 gene encoding uncharacterized protein, encoding MAPSPLNICRGAFLLLHLALAAPARATAPARPSRAPPAHAAPARARAAPARAEPSPRPPAPRRTAAAAPAAEPAPSPRRIVSAAPTAEPAPSPRRAAAAAPSPEPAPRRRALAPLPVVGCSAAPPRPLPPSSPMVSTGSLGLAPPCPLHRRPRPALPPSTAGLASPRLPRPSSRSRRTERRAPHDRRAPPRARIFALTYARRPSTQKVTVMT